CTCGCTGCGCAACGGCCAGGACGAGCTCGGCAAGGACAACGCCGCGCTGAACCTGGAGAAGCAGCAGCTCTGGGACGCGATGGGCCGGCTGAACCAGTACGTGTACGTCGCCGAGCGGCTGGACGCGCGGCTGTCGGCGACGATCGCCGAGCTGGAGACGACCGACCCGGACAAGGCCAAGGCGCTGCGCGAGGACGTGCTGTTCTACGTCCGGCAGAAGCACCAGGACCTGCTCGTCCAGCTGGCCGTGTCGATCCAGAACTACCTGGCCATCGACATCGTGATCAAGAACAACATCGAGCTGATCAAGGGCGTCGACCGGGCCTCCACGACGACCGTCTCGGCCCTGCGGACGGCGGTCATCGTGGCGCAGGCGCTGGGCAACCAGAAGCTCGTGCTGGACCAGATCACCGCGCTCAACACGACCACCAGCGGGATGATCGAGCGCACCTCGCAGATGCTGCGGGACAACTCGGTCGCGATCCAGCAGCAGGCCGCCTCGGCGACCATCGGGCTGCCGCAGCTGCAGGCCGCGTTCGCCAACATCTACGCCACGATGGACGCGATCGACACCTTCAAGGTGGAGGCGCTGGACAGCATGGCCGCCACCATCGGCACGCTGGAGAGCGAGGTGACCAAGTCCCGCAGCTACCTGGACCGGGTCGCCCAGCAGGACCAGCGCGTGATCCAGGGCAGCCTCGACCTCGGTCGCTGAGCCTTTCAGGACTAGCGGGGGGACGGGACGAACTGCATGGCATTGGGTGACTTCTTCGCGCGGCTCACGGGTCGCAAGGCGGAGCCCGAGCCTGCCCCGGCCCCTCGCGCACCGACCACCGACGACCTGCTCGCCGCACTGGTCCGGGTCGAGCAG
The Kribbella italica DNA segment above includes these coding regions:
- a CDS encoding toxic anion resistance protein — translated: MTEADNTAGTPAAGAGQAQPAVSPLQPPTATAPGLILTAPAPTQAVATTAAPSMAPAVDPAALPGLDSKVDTFLSSLMTAAPRSPEFAAKATDVRSMGDADIRHAAESSNRLLQSPVKALTSGGLAEGSTVGKTLLELRRTVENLDPKEATGPKKLLGMIPFGDKIEDYFRKYQSAQSHLEGILHSLRNGQDELGKDNAALNLEKQQLWDAMGRLNQYVYVAERLDARLSATIAELETTDPDKAKALREDVLFYVRQKHQDLLVQLAVSIQNYLAIDIVIKNNIELIKGVDRASTTTVSALRTAVIVAQALGNQKLVLDQITALNTTTSGMIERTSQMLRDNSVAIQQQAASATIGLPQLQAAFANIYATMDAIDTFKVEALDSMAATIGTLESEVTKSRSYLDRVAQQDQRVIQGSLDLGR